From a single Pseudomonas serboccidentalis genomic region:
- a CDS encoding HAD-IA family hydrolase, whose protein sequence is MNAPMKTFGPIKAVIFDMDGLLLDTEGIYTEVTSLIAQRYGRTFDWSVKQNIIGRGANDLANYVVQALDLPISAEEFLVIREPLMRERFPKAQAMPGAEELIRHLKAHNIPIAVGTSSSRQSFGQKTTLHRDWFALFDFIVTADDPEVGAAKPAPDIFLTAARRLGVAPEDCLVFEDSPFGVTAAKAAGMTAIAIPDAAMADEKYAHADGILRTLKAFTPSACGLPALEWA, encoded by the coding sequence ATGAATGCACCGATGAAGACGTTTGGCCCGATCAAGGCCGTGATTTTCGACATGGATGGTTTGTTGCTGGACACCGAAGGCATCTACACCGAGGTCACGTCGCTCATTGCCCAGCGTTACGGGCGGACTTTCGATTGGAGCGTTAAACAGAACATCATCGGGCGTGGCGCCAATGACCTGGCCAACTACGTGGTGCAGGCGCTGGACCTGCCGATCAGCGCCGAAGAGTTTCTGGTGATCCGCGAGCCGCTGATGCGCGAACGTTTTCCCAAGGCGCAGGCAATGCCGGGTGCGGAGGAGCTGATTCGCCACCTCAAGGCGCACAACATTCCGATCGCCGTGGGCACCAGTTCGTCGCGACAGTCGTTCGGCCAGAAAACCACCTTGCACCGCGACTGGTTTGCGCTGTTCGATTTCATCGTCACGGCGGACGACCCGGAAGTCGGCGCCGCCAAACCGGCGCCGGACATTTTCCTCACCGCCGCCCGGCGTCTGGGCGTCGCGCCTGAAGATTGTCTGGTGTTCGAGGATTCGCCGTTTGGCGTCACTGCGGCGAAAGCGGCGGGGATGACCGCCATCGCGATTCCCGACGCGGCCATGGCCGATGAAAAATACGCTCACGCCGACGGGATTCTGCGCACGCTCAAGGCGTTCACCCCGAGTGCCTGCGGTTTGCCGGCGCTGGAATGGGCCTGA
- a CDS encoding 3-oxoacyl-ACP reductase family protein yields the protein MTTQHLSGKVALIQGGSRGIGAAIVKRLAAEGAAVAFTYVSSTAKAEELQNSITANGGKALAIKADSADEAAIRNAVSATVEAFGRLDILVNNAGVLAIAPLEDFKLEDFDQTLAINVRSVFIASQEAAKHMGEGSRIVNIGSTNADRMPFGGGGVYAMSKSALVGLTKGLARDLGPRGITINNVQPGPVDTDMNPADGDFAESLIPLMAVGRYGTADEIAGFVAYLVGPEAGYITGASLTIDGGFGA from the coding sequence ATGACCACTCAACACCTCAGCGGCAAAGTCGCTCTGATTCAAGGCGGTTCCCGTGGCATCGGCGCCGCCATCGTCAAACGTCTGGCTGCCGAAGGCGCCGCTGTCGCGTTCACCTACGTCAGCTCCACCGCCAAGGCCGAAGAACTGCAAAACAGCATCACCGCCAACGGCGGCAAAGCCCTGGCGATCAAAGCCGACAGCGCTGACGAAGCGGCGATCCGCAACGCTGTCAGCGCCACTGTCGAAGCCTTTGGCCGCCTCGATATTCTGGTGAACAACGCCGGTGTGCTGGCCATCGCGCCACTGGAAGATTTCAAACTGGAAGACTTCGACCAGACCCTGGCAATCAACGTGCGCAGTGTGTTCATTGCTTCTCAGGAAGCCGCCAAGCACATGGGCGAAGGCTCGCGCATCGTCAACATCGGCAGCACCAACGCCGACCGCATGCCCTTCGGCGGCGGCGGTGTGTACGCGATGAGCAAATCGGCGCTGGTCGGCCTGACCAAGGGCCTGGCCCGGGATCTCGGCCCACGCGGCATCACCATCAACAACGTGCAGCCCGGCCCGGTCGACACCGACATGAACCCGGCCGATGGCGATTTCGCTGAAAGCCTGATCCCGCTGATGGCGGTGGGTCGTTACGGCACTGCCGATGAAATCGCCGGTTTCGTCGCCTACCTGGTGGGCCCGGAAGCCGGTTACATCACCGGTGCCAGCCTGACCATCGACGGTGGCTTCGGCGCCTGA